A genomic window from Pagrus major chromosome 23, Pma_NU_1.0 includes:
- the mlx gene encoding max-like protein X isoform X1 has protein sequence MTDPTTSPEDHWRQTDGAFSDSGFDHSFFPDSARKGTVVSRANSIGSTSASSVPNTDDEDSDYRHEASYKDSYKDRRRQAHTQAEQKRRDAIKKGYDDLQSIVPTCQQQSEFAVGAQKISKATVLQKTIDYIHFLHKEKKKQEEEVSVLRKEVTALKIMKTNYEHIVKAHQNHPQQGGDQVSDQVKFNVFQSIMDTLFQSFSTSVSVSSFQELSACVFSWIEEHCKPQTLREFVVGMLRQLNGQLY, from the exons ATGACGGACCCAACTACGTCGCCAGAGGACCACTGGAGA CAGACAGACGGTGCCTTCAGCGACAGTGGCTTTGACCACA GTTTCTTCCCTGATAGTGCCAGAAAGGGTACAGTTGTGTCCAGGGCCAACAGCATCGGCTCAACAAGTGCCTCTTCAGTACCAAATACAG ACGATGAAGACAGCGACTACAGACACGAGGCGTCATATAAGGACTCGTATAAAGATCGACGGAGACAAGCGCACACACAGGCGGAGCAGAAGCGTAGGGACGCTATCAAG AAAGGTTATGATGATCTCCAGTCCATAGTACCGACCTGCCAGCAGCAGTCTGAATTTGCAGTGGGAGCACAGAAGATAAGCAAGGCTACGGTACTGCAGAAAA cgATAGACTACATCCATTTTCTTCACaaggaaaagaagaagcaaGAGGAGGAAGTTTCGGTACTAAGGAAAGAAGTGACGGCGCTGAAGATCATGAAAAC GAACTATGAGCACATAGTGAAGGCCCACCAGAACCACCCACAGCAGGGAGGGGATCAGGTGTCCGACCAGGTCAAGTTCAACGTTTTTCAGAGCATCATGGACACCCTGTTCCAGTCCTTCAGTACTTCTGTTTCAGTGAGCAGTTTTCAAGAACTCTCCGCCTGCGTGTTCAGCTGGATTGAGGAGCACTGCAAGCCACAG ACGCTGAGGGAGTTTGTCGTCGGGATGCTCCGGCAGCTCAATGGTCAGCTTTATTGA
- the retreg3 gene encoding reticulophagy regulator 3, giving the protein MAHTGAMEDASVEDSSAKQGTSVCLRSRPCSSERDGQVRAVKAALQSRLGPYEPVLTYLQSVLVWERPVQCVLLYILVNVVFWFFALTSLRLLFLLASGLAVLVCFDTWRNKIWPVIKVRKLDESEHESWGLVQPGILSVPELCHHLAEAWVSAVVLASSVLQYKRHNPGKFCFMTCGVFTCLAVVGRYIPGLVLSYSAVLATLLAPLGAYHRVFQHVCVKLEPALQWLDFSVRGYMMAKPIDNQFLRRPIHGAASGEGSDSEEELAAFCPTFDDAIVAKELALTDSEHSDAEVSYTDNGTFNLSRGQTPLTEGSEDFDRHSDAEESFAQDLPDFPSINPDATLMDDDDDTSIGLPSLGPSGLASHRASVLDVDSHLDSDQEDDAELSLGGLPVSNLTGDLAGVIASNMIQAALIGAMQPRPPASHRREGPPRAGAHRSYRKQSSSELDTDLDAEDFEMLDQSELNQMDPVGGGGGSRRGESQGSTFLSSLLGKPQ; this is encoded by the exons CCTACGAGCCCGTCCTGACCTACCTACAGTCCGTCCTGGTGTGGGAAAGACCCGTTCAGTGTGTGCTTCTCTACATCTTGGTCAACGTTGTGTTCTG GTTCTTCGCCCTGACCTCGCTGCGCCTGCTGTTCCTGTTGGCTTCTGGTCTGGCTGTGCTTGTCTGTTTTGATACCTGGAGAAATAAAATCTGGCCAGTGATTAAAG tcAGGAAGCTGGACGAATCAGAACATGAGAG cTGGGGTCTGGTGCAGCCCGGCATCCTCAGTGTGCCTGAACTATGCCACCACTTGGCTGAAGCCTGGGTCAGTGCAGTGGTTCTCGCATCCAGTGTGCTGCAGTATAAACGACACAACCCGGGCAAG TTTTGCTTCATGACCTGTGGAGTGTTCACCTGTTTGGCTGTGGTTGGGCGCTATATTCCTGGATTGGTGCTATCCTACTCTGCTG tgTTGGCTACTCTCCTGGCCCCTCTGGGAGCTTATCACAGGGTGTTCCAGCATGTGTGCGTGAAGCTGGAGCCGGCCCTGCAGTGGCTGGACTTCAGTGTTCGTGGATACATGATGGCGAAGCCTATAGATAATCAGT TCCTGCGGAGGCCCATCCATGGTGCAGCCTCGGGTGAAGGCAGTGACAGTGAGGAGGAGTTGGCTGCTTTCTGTCCAACG TTCGATGATGCCATTGTTGCCAAGGAGCTTGCACTGACTGACTCTGAGCACTCTGACGCTGAGGTGTCCTACACTGATAATGGAACGTTTAACCTATCCCGTGGTCAGACCCCGCTCACAGAGGGCTCTGAGG ATTTTGACAGGCACAGTGATGCTGAGGAATCGTTCGCTCAAGACCTCCCAGACTTCCCCTCCATCAATCCTGACGCCACtctgatggatgatgatgatgacacgAGCATAGGTCTGCCTAGTCTGGGTCCGTCCGGGCTGGCTAGTCACCGGGCCTCAGTGCTGGATGTAGATTCTCATCTGGACTCAGACCAGGAGGATGATGCAGAACTTTCTCTCGGCGGCCTTCCCGTCTCTAATTTAACAGGAGACTTGGCCGGAGTCATCGCCAGCAACATGATCCAGGCAGCGCTGATCGGAGCGATGCAGCCTCGGCCTCCTGCCTCCCACCGCAGAGAAGGCCCTCCGAGGGCTGGAGCCCACCGAAGCTACCGCAAGCAGTCCAGTTCTGAGCTGGACACAGACTTGGACGCAGAGGACTTTGAAATGCTGGATCAATCTGAATTGAACCAGATGGATCCtgtcggaggaggagggggtagCAGACGGGGAGAGAGCCAGGGGTCTACCTTCTTATCTAGCCTGCTGGGTAAACCACAGTAA
- the mlx gene encoding max-like protein X isoform X2, with protein MTDPTTSPEDHWRTDGAFSDSGFDHSFFPDSARKGTVVSRANSIGSTSASSVPNTDDEDSDYRHEASYKDSYKDRRRQAHTQAEQKRRDAIKKGYDDLQSIVPTCQQQSEFAVGAQKISKATVLQKTIDYIHFLHKEKKKQEEEVSVLRKEVTALKIMKTNYEHIVKAHQNHPQQGGDQVSDQVKFNVFQSIMDTLFQSFSTSVSVSSFQELSACVFSWIEEHCKPQTLREFVVGMLRQLNGQLY; from the exons ATGACGGACCCAACTACGTCGCCAGAGGACCACTGGAGA ACAGACGGTGCCTTCAGCGACAGTGGCTTTGACCACA GTTTCTTCCCTGATAGTGCCAGAAAGGGTACAGTTGTGTCCAGGGCCAACAGCATCGGCTCAACAAGTGCCTCTTCAGTACCAAATACAG ACGATGAAGACAGCGACTACAGACACGAGGCGTCATATAAGGACTCGTATAAAGATCGACGGAGACAAGCGCACACACAGGCGGAGCAGAAGCGTAGGGACGCTATCAAG AAAGGTTATGATGATCTCCAGTCCATAGTACCGACCTGCCAGCAGCAGTCTGAATTTGCAGTGGGAGCACAGAAGATAAGCAAGGCTACGGTACTGCAGAAAA cgATAGACTACATCCATTTTCTTCACaaggaaaagaagaagcaaGAGGAGGAAGTTTCGGTACTAAGGAAAGAAGTGACGGCGCTGAAGATCATGAAAAC GAACTATGAGCACATAGTGAAGGCCCACCAGAACCACCCACAGCAGGGAGGGGATCAGGTGTCCGACCAGGTCAAGTTCAACGTTTTTCAGAGCATCATGGACACCCTGTTCCAGTCCTTCAGTACTTCTGTTTCAGTGAGCAGTTTTCAAGAACTCTCCGCCTGCGTGTTCAGCTGGATTGAGGAGCACTGCAAGCCACAG ACGCTGAGGGAGTTTGTCGTCGGGATGCTCCGGCAGCTCAATGGTCAGCTTTATTGA
- the psmc3ip gene encoding homologous-pairing protein 2 homolog translates to MSKKDNGATLILAYLNEKNRPYSAQDVFCNLQKQHGLGKTAVVKAMELLALEGKIKEKTYGKQKIYFADQAQFKDVKDADLKAMDCQISELSAEVQSLTQSCRQLDAELKELSSSLTTEEMVSEIRELKEECSGYRARLEKIKSATNHVTPEEKEKVYKERDVYVKEWKKRKRLASDMISAILEGYPKSKKEFLDEAGVETDEDCKAVLPST, encoded by the exons ATGAGTAAAAAAGATAACG GAGCGACACTCATCCTCGCCTATCTGAATGAGAAGAACCGGCCCTACAGTGCTCAGGATGTCTTCTGCAATCTACAAAAGCAGCATGGATTGGGCAAAACG GCAGTTGTCAAAGCCATGGAGCTGCTGGCGCTCGAGGGGAAGATAAAGGAGAAAACATATGGCAAGCAGAAGATTTATTTTGCCGATCAG GCTCAGTTCAAAGACGTGAAGGATGCAGACCTGAAGGCCATGGACTGTCAGATTTCAGAGCTCAGTGCAGAGGTGCAGTCTCTTACCCAGAGCTGCAGACAGCTAGATGCAG AGCTGAAGGAGCTCAGCAGCTCACTGACAACAGAGGAAATGGTGTCAGAGATCCGAGAGCTGAAAGAAGAGTGCTCCGGGTACAGAGCACGTCTGGAGAAGATAAAGTCGGCCACGAATCACGTCAcaccagaagagaaagagaag gtttACAAAGAGCGGGATGTTTACGTGAAGGAgtggaaaaagaggaagagattg GCTTCTGACATGATCAGTGCAATCCTGGAGGGGTATCCGAAGAGCAAGAAGGAGTTCCTG GATGAAGCTGGAGTGGAGACTGATGAGGACTGTAAGGCGGTTCTTCCGAGTACTTGA